A window of Catenulispora sp. GP43 genomic DNA:
GGCGGCGGCACGGCGACGTACAACAACACCGGCATCGCCGGCGACGGCTCCACCGGCCCGAACTTCGACGGCGTCGGCTGGGCCTACTCGGCCCAGGCCCTCGCGTCGGCCGGCGCCGGCCCGGGCTCGCAGCTCACCGCATCGGGGAAGACCTTCACCTGGCCGAACGTGGCCGCCGGGGCACCGGACAACTACCAGGCCGCGGGCCAGACGGTCGCGATATCCGGGGCGGGCACCTCCGGCAGCATCGCCTTCCTGGGCGCCGCCACCAACGGACCCTCCAGCGGGACCGCGACAGTGAACTTCACCGACGGCACGAGCCAGAGCGTGACGCTGTCGTTCTCGGACTGGACGCTCAACGGCGGGAGCGCCTCGGTCCAGTCGGGCAACACGGTCGCCATCACCAGCGCCTACCGCGACACCACTTCAGGCGGCCGCGACGGCGTCACCACCTACGTGTTCGCCACCAGCTCCGTCTCCCTGACTGCGGGGAAGACGGTCGCCAGCGTCACCTTGCCGTCCAGTGCCGACCAGGGCCAATTGCACGTATTCGCCATCGCCGCATAGCCCTCGGCGCTCGGCGCTCGACCCTCGGCATCGCGCGTTTCGTGGTGTGTTAACTTAGCCGCAGCGCGTACCAGGACGCCTCCCGTCCGCGGCAAGCACCGAGTGCCCCTGGATTCCCCATCACTGTGCAGCGCCATGCGCCGATCCCTATCGCGCCCGGCCGCAGCGGACTCGGGCGACGATGGAGAACGTCATGGATCACAAGACGCTTCCGGACAACGCGGACCTCGCCCAGCTTCGCGCCCAAGCCAAGGAACTGCGGCGTGCCTGCGCCGGCGGCAATCCCGCGGCACTGGCCCGGCTGAAGGCGGTCCGCCCCGATGTCGAGTCGGCCGCCGGCACCGCGGTCCAGCTGCGGGACGCCCAACTGGTCATCGCCCGCGAACACGGCTTCGACGGCTGGCGCGACCTCGTGGCGGCGGTCGTCGACCAGCAGAGCGGCGGCCGCGACCTGCACCGGTGGTTCGGAGTGGAGCTGAACAACGGCACGTGGGACGTCCTGGACTCCGGCCTGTCGGAGAACAGCCCGATCGAAGACCAGGAAGCGGCGCTGTACGCGGCGTACGCCTCGACGTACCACTGGATGCAGGCCGGGACGGTCGCGAACCACGGCCGCGGCGAGTACATGATCGCCGCGGTCGCGACGGCGATCGGCCATCTCGACGTCGCGGCCCGGCACGCGAACCGCTACGCCGGGCTGATCGAGGCACACCCGGCAGCCTTCACCGACTGGGACCGGGCCTTCGCCGCCGAAGGACTGGCCCGCGTCGCGGCCCGTACCGGCGCGGCGGACGCCGAGGTCCTGAGGACCGAGGCGGTCCGCCTCATCGAGGCGGTGGCCGACCCCGAGGACCGGCGGGTCTGCCAGGAGCGTCTGGCAGCGTCGCCCTGGTAGCGGAAACGCGAGGGCGAGCCGGCCGCGCGGGACGTTGACGGTCCGGGTCCGTACACAGCGGGCCCGGATCCGGCCCCATCGAAGCCGGCTGACACACGCGGGGAGCGGAAGCGCGGCGCCTGTCTGGCAGAGGACAGAGGCGGGCTACAGGAATTCGCTTCGGTACGTCTCGGCCAGCTCGCCGGCGAGGCGGCGGCGCTGCGCGAGTTCGTCCTGCGACAGCTGCGGAGGCGGCGCGTCCTTGCTCGCCACGACATCACCGATGCGCATGAAGTACTCGTCCTGGCCGGCGGGGGTGCACATGCACAGCATGCGGGCCGGCGCGCCGGAGACGTTGCGGAAGTTGTGCGGTGCGTTGGCCGGGACGTTGATCGTGGACCCGGCCCGTACCGTGCGCTTCTCACCGCGGAAGGTGAACTCGATCTCGCCCTCGAGGATCGTGAACATCTCCTCGAAGTCGTGCCGGTGCGGCGGCGGACCGCCGCCGTCGGGGACGCGCATGTCGATCAGGCAGTACCGGCCGTCGGTCTGCTCGCCGGTGATCAGCATGGCGTAGGTGTTGCCCACCAGCGAGATGTAGGTCGTGGTCGGGTCGTCGGGGTTCGCCACGGTCAACGAACGGGACGGGTCGTCAGCGGGGATCATGTGGATCGTCTCCTAGGAGGTCGGTCAGGCACCGGGATTGACTACGACGACGATCTTGCCGCCGGGCAGGTTGCCCGCGGCGGCGTCGGCGTGCAGGGCGGACAGGTCAGCCAGCGGAACCCGCCGGGCGACCTCGATACGCAGCTCGCCGCGATCGGCCAGCTCCACGAGGTGCGCCAGCTGCTGCGCGTCGCTGCGGACGAACAGGTCGATGCCGCGCACGCCCCGCTCCTCGTCGCTGGGCGCGGGCATCCACACGGTGGTGTTCACCAGGACGCCGCCCGGCCGGATCACCTCGAGCAGTGCGGCCAGCTGCGCCGGCTCGATCGGCGCGAGGTTGAGCACCACGTCGACCGGGGCGGTCGCGGCGTCCACAGCGGTGCTGGTGTGGTCGATGACCTCGTCGGCGCCGGCGGCCTGGACCCGGTCGCGGCTGCGCGGGCTCGCCGTGGCGATGACATAGGCGCCGGCGGCCTTGGCCAGCTGCACGGCGTAGCCGCCGACCGCCCCGCCCGCGCCGTTGACCAGCACGCGCTGGCCCGCCGTGAGCTTCGCGTGGTCGAACAGCGCCTGCCACGCGGTGAGTCCGACGGCCGGCAGCGCCGCGGCGTCGGCCGAGGCGACGCTCGTCGGCGCCGGCGCGAGGATGTCGGCCGGGACCACGACGTATTCCGCGGCCGCGCCGTCGTCCGTCATCGGCAGGAACCCGACGACCTGGTCACCGACCTTGAGACCCTTGAGGCCATCGACTCCCCCGGCCCCCTCGCCGAACGCGGCGATCGTGCCGGACACGTCGAGGCCGGGGGTGTGCGGGAGCGTCACCGGGATCGCCTCCTGCATGAATCCCGCGCGGATGTTGCCGTCGACCCCGTTGAACGACGTCGCGGCGACCCGGATCAGCGCCTGTCCGGGCCCGGGGACGGGCTGCTCGGCGTCCTCGTAGCGCAGGACGCTCGGGTCGCCGTACTCGTGGAAACGCACTGCCTTCATCACGAACTCTCTTTTCTTCTCCGACCATATGCTTCGTTTTCGAAGCACTTGATGACCATAGCATGCTTCGAACCTGAAGCAAACTGTGGCGCGAACGACCTGCGAAACCAAGAAGCCCAAAAAACTTAGAAGCCCGAGAAACTCAGAAGCCCAAGAACCTCAGAAGCCCAGTTCGGGCTGCGGATCAAGCGTGGCTCGAACCGGGAACCAGATGAAGGCCCGCCTTATCCGCGGACAACTTGTCCCTGGACAGCACTGCCGCCGTCCACGACGACCAGGCGCTGAAGCTTCTCCTCGCTCGGCGAACCGGCCTCCGCCATGAAGACCAGCAAGTCCTGGTTCTCGTCGGGATCCATCAGCCGCCAGCTGTACATCTCCAGGTCGCCCAGCTCCGGATGCAGGTAGCGCTTGAGCTCGTGATGGTGGGTCACATCCACCTCGTGACGGCGCCAGACCTCGGCGAACTCCGGGCTGACCGCCAGCAGTGCTTCGACGATCTCGCCGGCCGTGCCCGCGGGGTCCGCGGTGTACACCGCCCGCAGATCCACGGTGAAGACCCTGCCGCGAAGGTCATGATCCTCAGGCGGATAGATGGCGCGCTGCGCCGGGTCGGTGAACCAGCGGTAGACCAGGTAGCGGGACATCCCGCTGAAACGGGTGTAGTCGCCGAACAGGGCAACCGCCCCGCTGGTCTGCAGCAGCGCCTCGCCGAACTGGGAGAACACGATCGCGGGCGTGTCCGACAGGCGCTCGACGATGCGCCGCATGGCGGGACTGACGCGCTCGTCGCGCAGAGCGCGCCGCGGTGCCGAATGCCCGCCGAGCGCGAACAGGTGCTCGCGTTCACTCGGGCTGAGGTTCAGCGCTCGCGCGAGGGCGGCGAGCATCTGCTCGGATGGCATCGGACCGCGCTGCTGCTCGATCCGGCTGTAGTAGTCGGTCGACATGTCGGCCAGCATCGCGACCTCCTCGCGGCGCAGCCCGCCGGCCCGACGCCGGGAACCGCGGGGCAGGCCGACGTCCTCCGGTTGCAGCGCCTCGCGACGAGCCCGGAGAAAGTCCGCGAGCAGCGCACGATCCATCGCCCGGTCCCCCTTTTTCAGGCGGTGCGGTTGCGTCCGGCGCGGGGTTTGGCAGACCGCGGCGGTGCGGCGCGCATATGGGTGCGGACGCGGCCGAGGACGGCGCTGAGGGCGGTGAGGTCCTCGTCGGGCATCGAGTCGAACAGGAGCTGCCGGACGCGGTCGACATGCCCGGGCATCACATGCGCGATCAGGGCTCGGCCGGCATCGGTGACCGTCACTATGACGCTGCGCTCGTCGTCCGGCGACGGCGAGCGGGTGATCAGGCCGCGCTTGTCCAGCAGTCCTGCCTGGTAGGTGAGACCGCTGCGGCTGTAGACGACGCCGTCGGCCAGGTCGGTCATCCGCAGCCGGCCCTCCGGTGAGTCCACCAGGCGTGCCAGGATCTGGAACTGCACGTAGCTGAGATCGCCGTCGGCGCGCAGATGTTCGTCCACCGCGTATTGGAGAAGGCTGCTGACCTCCATCAGGGCGAAATAGGCACCGAGTTGCTCCGAGTTCAGGCCGGGTGTCGCGTCGTTCACTCCGCGAGTCTACTTGCTTTGAATTCGAAGTGCACCCGGTTGTCGGATCCGGGCCGTGCCGTTCGTGGCATCAGCAAGAGGTGACCCGCGAGGGCGCCTTCACGACTACGGAAGATGACGACAGATGCCGCACCCACAGGCCAAGATCCACCGCATGTCCGAGCTCATCGAGCCGATCGGCGCCGTCACCTTCTCCGCCGTGCCGAACGAGGGGTTCCTGGCCCTGGGCATGCGCAACTACTGGGACGGATACTTCGCCGGTCGGGCCGCGCCGCTGGGCTCGGCGCCGGCCGAGGTGGTGCACGCGGTGTTCTACAACTTCGCCGAGGGCGAGGTGGCGCGCCACATCCCGTGGGTCTGGGGGAAGACCACCCCGCAGGAGGCGATCGCCGTGCGCGAACGGGGCAGCGCCGCCGCGCTGCGGCAGTGGATCGGGCCGCTCGCCGACTCCCCCGGGCTGCCGCGGGTCATCGACCTCGCCACCCGAGCCGCCGTCAGCGCGCCGGCCGAGGGCCGCGCGCTGTACGCCGGGCTTCGGGCGCTGGCCGTGCCCGAGGAGCCGGTGGCCAGGCTCTGGCACGCCGCGATGCTGCTGCGCGAGCATCGCGGGGACGGGCACAACGCGGCCCTGCTCGCCCACGGCATCGGTGGCACCGGGGCCCACGTCCTGATGGCTCTTTCCCTCGGGATGCGGGCTGAGAAGTTCGGCCGGCTGCACCACCTGCCCGAAGCGCAGCTGGCCGCCGTGGTCGACGGCCTGCGCGGACGCGGGCTGGTGGACGCCGACGGCGGGTTCACCGACGCCGGCCGGGCGACCAGGGAGCGGATCGAGGCGCTCACCGACGAGCTGGCGGCGCCTGCTTACGACGTGCTCAGCGCCGACGAGCTCGACGAGCTGATCACGGGACTCGAACCGATCGCCGCGGCGGTGGAGGCCGCCAATGACTGAGCGAGCGCCACGGGCAAGGGCCGATTCAGGACTCGAGCGCCGCACGCGGCCTCACCGAAAAGGTGGCGGCTGTGCTCGCGTCTCGCGTCGCCGGGCGGCATCTGACCACCTGGCGCCCTGAGCTGCTGGGCAGCGCCACAGAACAACTCAGCAGGGTCCTCATGCACAGCGCCGCTTGCAGTGCCGTCCAAAATCGCCGGTCCCAACAACCGCGCCCCGCAGAGGCAAACAGCCTCTGCGGGGCGCGGGTCGCGCGCGGGGGGATGCGCGCGGGGAGTTGGTCTGTTACGCGGTCGCCAGTGTGAAGTCGAGCTCGAAGACGCCGCCTCTGCGGATCATCACCTCCTTGGTCTGCGAGGCGTATCCCGTGCTGGAGGCGACCACCGCCATCGTGTCGGCCCGCCCGGGCAGCCACAGCGAGTACGCGCCGTGGGCGTCGGTGGTGACCGTGTACTGCGCGTGAGTACAGGTACCGGACGTCGCGTCGCGTGCCGGGCACAGCTGCACTGTCGCTCCGGGCAGGGGCTTCGCGGCGCTGCCCGCAGTGGCGGCCGAGGTCACCGTGCCGGTGACCTCGCTCCAGGACGAGGGCACGGTCACGTGCAGGTTGACCGGCAGCGCGTCGTTGACGTACGGCGTGTCGGTGGTAAACGTCAGCGCGCCGGCGTACCTGCCCGGCGCCGTGATCTGCGAGGCGTCGGCTGTCACCCGGACCCTGATGCTCTGGCCCGGGGCGAGCTCCAGGCTGCCGCGGTCGCGCTGGGTGGTGAGCCAGGGCACTGCGTCGCCGCCGCACTGGTCGAAGCCGGGCAGCACCTGGGCCACGTCGTTGCCGGTCGGGAAGGCGACGCCGTCCGCGATCGAGCCGCCGATCTGGTACAGGCCGCAGCCCGTGCCGCCGCTGCGGAAGGTCGGGTAGACCGCGTTCGGCAGGGCGCTCCACACGTTGTTGACCGGGTCGTACTGTTCGGCCTGGTTGGTGCCGTCGGCGTCGGTGATGCCGCCGACGATCTGCAGTTGGCCGTTGGCGCCGCTGGACGACATGCCCCAGTCGGGGTACGGGATGTCAGCGGCCTGCGTCCAGGTGTCGGTCTTGGGATGGAAGAGGTACGTCGAGGCCAGGCCCTCGGTGTGGCCGCCGGAGTCGTGCGTGTCGCCGCCCGCGCAGATCACCTCAGCGGCGATGCCGGCGCAGGCGCCCCATTGCATGGACACCGGATAGTCGGCCAGCTTCGTCCAGCTGTCGGCGGCCGGCGAGTAGCGGTAGACCGCCGACGAGAGAGTCGCGCAGTTGCCGGTGGCGCAGCCGCCGATCACGTACAGGCTGCCGTTGAGCACCGCGGCGGTGGCCGACGTCGTGGCCTGCGGCAGGTCGGCGACCCGCGTCCACGAGTCGCCGGCCGGGTGGTAGGCGTAGACGGTGGACTGGATCTTGCCGTCGACATTCCAGCCGCCGACCACGTACATCGTGCCGTTCAGGAACGCCGCCGCCGGGGACTCCAGCGCCTGCGGCAGCGGCGCGATGGCGGTCCAGGAGGCACCGACCGGGTCGTACACGAAGCCGTCGGCACGGGCCACGCCGCCGACGATCTGAGTCACGCCGCCGACGGAGTAGGCCCGGCCCTGGTAGTACCCGACCGCGTTGTCCATGATCTGCTCGGGATAGTCGGCGAGGGCCTGCCAGCCGCCGGTGTCCGCCACCGGGGCGATCGCCGGAGCCGGCTTCGCAGGAGTCTGGTTCGCCGGAGTCGAGTTCAGAGTCGGTGTCGCAGTATTCGTACTCGGGGAGCGGACTGCCGGACCGGTCGGGTAGTTGCCTGGGACCTTCTTCAGCGGCACCGGCACGGCGGTCGTCCCGGCCGTCGTGCCGGAAGCCGGTGCGGTGGAGCCGGCGCTCTGCTCGCCGAGCGTGACATGCAGCGGGGCCCGGCCGGTATTGGTCAGGGTGACTTCCCTCTGGGTCTTCTTGCCGAGCTCCTCGCTGACCGAGAGCGAGGACGGACCCACCGAAAGCCGCCCGGCCTGCAGGGTGACATCGTGAGCGACGACCGTGTCCGCCTTCGTCGTGGCCGTCGTGGTCTGCGTGGCGTACCGGTTGGCCGCGGTGGTGTAGGTGTGCCGTCCGGCGCCCTGGCTGAACAGCCAGTAGAACCCGTCGGCGGTCCCCGCATCGTCCGGAGTCGGGTGACTGGTCGCGGTGGTCGCCGCGCTCGCGGTGTCCGTGGTGACCGCGCCGTTGAGCGGCTGGTGCGTGTTGCCGTCGGTGACGGTGCCCTCGACGATGCCGCCGGGCACGGTGCGGCAGGTACCGATGTAGACGCTGTCGATCTGCCACAGCGAAAGGCCCGCGCCGCTGTAGTGGAACCGCACCTGGACGCCCGCGTGACCGGCCAGACCAGTCAGCGGCACGCCGACCGCACCCTGGGGGGCACCGCCGTTCGCGTTCCAGATCTGGTGCCAGGTCTTGCCGCCGTCGCCGCTCCCGTCGACCTCGGCCACGGTGCCCGCGGCCGGCAGATACGCGTGGAGGAACTTCAAGGCCGCGTCGGGCTGCGCCGACAGGTCCATGACCGGCGAGACGAAGTCGGTGTCCTCGGCCGCGCCGTTGTGGTCGTACGGGTCGGCGGTGCCGAAGTTGCCCGAGCCCGTGGTGAGGTTCCACATACCGTTCGGGTCGTCGAACTCCCAGGTGGCGGTCGCGCCGTTGTTGTCGGTGACGGTCCAGCCGCCCTGGCCGGTGGTTCCGCTCCAGCCTTCGAAGTCCGCCTGGGCGGGGTAGGAGTAGCCGGGGGCCGTGCAGAGGTTCTGATCGGCTCCCACCGCGAGGTTCTGGGCCACGTCGGCGGTGCCGACCGTGATCGACTGGCTGGCGGTGCCGTAGCCGGGATAGATCGGCGTCACGTGCACGGTGTAGTTCGCGTCCTCCGGCAGGCTCACCGAGTACGCGCCTGTCTTCGGGTTCGAGTAGATCGCGCCGTAGGGGTAGCCGTCGATGGTGATTTTCGAGTACAGCCCCCACTTGTGACCGGTCGAGTCGAGCACCTTGCCCGAGACCGTCTTGGACGCGATGACGGACAGCGTGAGATCGACGGTCGTGGTCTGGTTGTCGGTGATCTGCACCCCGGCCCGCGTCGCGGGCTTGAAACCGTATGCCGACGCGGTCGCGCTGTAGGTACCGTGCGCGACTTGAACGGTGAACCTGCCTTGCGCGTCGGTCGTCGCGTGGAAGGTCAGGCCTTGCGAGGCGTCGGTGAACACGACACTCGCGTTCGGCAACGGACCGCCGGCCGAGGAGGTGAGGGTGCCGGTCGCGGTACCGAAGCCGCTCAGGGTCAGCGCGGTGACGCCGTTCGGGGTTCCCATGCCGGTCGGGCCGTCCCAGCCGGAACCGGCGGTGCACAGCACGTTGCCGCAGCTGCCATCAGAACCCTGCGTCACGTCGAACAGGTGGTTGCCGCCGAAGGCATACGGATAGGTCACCGGGTACGTCCCGGCGGCCGGAGCGCCGGCCAGGGCATACATCGCGGTGATCAGCGGCGCGGACAGGCTTGTGCCGCCGACCTGGACCCACCCCGGCTGGCCGAGCGTGTCGTAGACCGCCAGGCCGGTCTGCGGGTCGGCGACCGCGGAGATGTCGGCGGTGGCGCGTTTGGCGCAGTCGGTGGTCAGGCCGGCCTGGTACGCGGGCTGCGGCTCGTACGCCGAACAGCCGGAACCGCCGGAGGTCCACGCGGTCTCGGTCCAGCCACGCGTCGTCGATGAGTCGGCGGTCAGCGTGGTGCCGCCCACCCCGACCACATCCGGGTCGGACGCCGGCCAGTTCACCACGTTGCCGGTGTCGCCGGAGCTGGCCACGATCGCCACGCCGGGGTGGTCGTAGTCGGTGTCGGCCTGTTCGCCCGCGAACTCACCGGGGATGCCGTAGGAGTTCGACACGTACTTCGCACCGAGGCTCACCGCGGTCTTCTCAGCGGTGCCCAGGTCGGACGTGGCGGCGCTGGCCGCCTCCACCAACAGGATGCGGCACTGCGGGCACGCCGAGGACACCGCGTCGACGTCGAGCGAGGTCTCCTCGGCCCAGCCCTTGTCGTCGGCCGGGTAGTCGGCGCCGCCGGTCTGGTCGGTCTTGCGGAAGCATCCGTTGGCGGAGGTGCAGGCGGGCAGGCCGTAGTGCTGGCGGAAGACAGCCAGGTCGGCCTCGACGGTGGAGGCGCCGAAGGCGTCGACGATCGCCACGGTCTGGCCCTGGCCGCCGTCCGGCAAGTGGTAGGCGGCCTTGATCTGAGCCGGACCGAGCGCGGTGGCCGGCGGTCCGTCGGCGCCGGCGATCAGGCTGCGGACTTTGGTGGTGGCTTGCAGCGCGAAGCAGACCGCGTGGCCGGGAGCCGGGTCGGGCACGTTGCACGCCGCCGGGCTGTAGTCCGGCTGGTTCGCGGCGAGCTTGGCCAGGCGCGGGTCGCTCTGTGCCTCGGCCGTGGGCGGCTTGGGCGTCACCGGGCCCTGCAACGAATCGGTGTTCGCGGGGTTCGCGGGGTTCGCGGTGTTCGCGTTCGAAGCTGCGACGCTGCTCGGTGAGTTCGTACCCGCCGACACCGGGGAGGCGTAGCAGAGGCTTAAGCCGAGGAGTCCGGCTATCAGTCCGAGAAAGGGCGCACGACGGCGCCCGGGAGAGTGCATCGGGCAGTTGCCTTTCATGGGGGCGGGTGACTGGCGTCCCTGGCGAGTATGCGGCGTGAACGTGCGGTGCTCGATTGGGCAGATGCCCTAAAGAAAGGAATCAGTCCCGAGCTGTGTCCGCCGCGGCCCCGAAACGTGTCTGCGTCACGATGACGGCCAGGGCGGTGCGAGTCGTCACTCCGTGCTTGCGCATCGCGGAGTTGAGCTGCGCCGCGACGGTCTTCGGGGAGCGGGACAGCGCGACCGCGATCTCCCGGTTCGTCAGACCGCTGAGCAACAGCTCGACGACTTCCTGCTCGCGCGGTGAGAGGTGGTTGCCGTAGCCGCGGCGCCCCGCCCTGCGGCGACCCGGCTTCTCGCCGCCGCGCTCCTGAAGCGTGTCGGCGACGCGCTCGGCATCCTTCTTCGCGCCGAGCACCGCCAGCCCTTGCGCGACCTCGGTCCACTGCGACAGCGCGGCCCGGCTCTCGCCGGCCTTCATCAGGCAGCCGGCCTTCTGCTCACGGGCCAGCAGCGCATAGTACGGTCGCGGCTGTGCCTGCCACGCGGCCGCGGCGACGTCCCACGCGGCGGCGGCCTCGGCATGGTCGCCGCGCCCCTGGGCGAGCAGGGCACGGCAGGTCTCCAGCGCCGCGCGGGTCGACGGGATGGCCCGGTCGGCGAAGCCCCGGGCGAACGCGGCCACCAGATCCTCGGCTTCGCCGAGGCGCTCGGCCGCGATCAGCGCCGCCACCCGCACCGGTAAGGTCTCCGTGGCCCACAGCCACATCTCCTTGCCCAAGACCACGTGGACGGCGTCGTCGGTGAGCGACAGAGCCTCCTCGGCATCGCCGGCGGCCAGGCGGAGCCGCGCGAGTGCGCCGGTCGATTCCATCGACATGTCGGCGATGCCGCGCCGGACGGCTTCGTCGCGGACCGAGCGCACCGCGTCCTCGGCGGTCGGGTCGTCACCCGCGGCCGCGCCCAGCAGCCCGAGGACCAGTCGGCTGTCGAGCTGCATCATCGGTTCGTCGTCGAGCCGCACCCAGGGCCGGGCGCGGTCCGCCAGACCGCTCCACGTGCCGGTGAACCAGTCCAGGTGCGTGATCGTCACCTGCGTCATGTCGCGCAGGCGCTGATGGTGGTGCCGGCGTGAGATGTCGCCGGCGATCGCCAGCCGCCGGCGGGCGTCATGGTGGAGACCCCAATGCATCGCGGCGTCGCCGGTGTTCATCGAGAGCCGCGCCAGGTCCAACGCCCCTTGTGACGAGGTCTCCTGAGTGGGGAACCGCGCGGCCAGGTCCCAGCCGGACGGGTCCCCGAGGTCGAGCAGAGCGGTGATCCGGTCGATCAGCAGAATGCGCCGTTCGGCCTCCGGCAGCCGGGACTCGGCGACCGACGCGGCCCGGTCGATCCAGCGCCGGTGCTCGGCGGCGGGCAGTGAGCCGACCCGGCCGCCGAGGGTGGCCATCGCCCGCGCCACTTCCGACGGGCTGTCCGCCAGGTCCGGGATGGCACGCCGGATCTGGTCGACGCCGTCCGCGTGCTCGCCGAGGTGGATCAGCATCCTGCCGAGCTGTTCGCGGATGCGGCCCCGGTCGGCCCCCTGGATCCGCTCGTCGTCCAGCACCGAGCGCAGGGTGCTGACGACGTCGGCGCGGTGCAGGTAGCCGGTGACCGAGAGCAGCGGGAACTTCTGGGCGATACGCGCGATGTCGCTCGCCGGGAGCCCGCCCTCGGTGAGCAGATCGTGCAGCAGGGAGACCGCGATCGGCTGGTCGCCGGCCGCCAGCGCGAGATCGGCGGCCTGCTCGGCGTACCGGCACCACTGTGCCATCTCGTTCGCGGCCCGGTAGTGGTAGGCCAGCCGCGCGACGGGCACCGGGCGCTTGTCCTCGAGCCTGGCCGCGGCCCGCCGGTGGGCCGCACGGCGATCCGGTCCGGCGGCGCGGTGGTAGACGGCGCGCGCGGCCAGGACGTGCCGGAAGGCTATGCGTCCGGCCTCGTCCTCGCCGATCAGGCCGCTGAGGACCGCCTCGCGCAGTGCGGGCCCGGCCTCGTGCGGGGCCAGGCCGCTCACGTGGGCCAGCACCGGCTCCGCCTCCGCCTCCACGAGCACCGCCGCGGCCAGCAACATCTGCTGTGCCTCGGCGCTGAGCCGGCCGACGCGATCGGTGACCGCGTCCCGGATCGAGGGCGGCACGTCGATCTCGTCGAGGGTGCGCCGGATCCACTCGCCGTCCCGGCGGACCAGGTCGGAGCGGGCATGCAGAAGTCGCACCGACTCCTCCAGCGCCAGCGGCACGCCTTCGGTGCGCGCGTGCAGCAGCTCGGCGAAAGCCGGGGAGACGAGCTCGTCGTCCAACATCGAGGAGACCAGTTGCGCGACCTCCGGCGGCTCCAGCCCGCCGAGGGCGATGCGGACACTCCCCTGGCCGCCCGAGGAGTCCGCGACCTGCCGCGCGCCGGCCGACAGTCGCGGTAACAGCGAGTCGGCGGGAAGATCCTCGGCCCGGTAGGTCAACAGGAGGCTGATCCGCCGCGCGCGACGCGTGGCGAGGAAGAGCAGGAAGTCCATGGTGGCCTCATCGGCCCAGTGCACATCTTCGACGACGAGCACACTCACCCCGAGCCGGTCCAGCAGTTCGGCCAGCGCGCGGATCAGCCGGTGGCGCGCCGCCCCCGGATCGCTCAGCGGCTCGGGTGCGGGCGGCAGCGCCTCGCTCCACTCGGGGAACAGCGGACGCAGCGTCCCGGCCAGTGCGCTGAGCCCCAGCCCCGAAACGTCGGAGCATTGTTCCCGCGCGGCATCGACGATCGGCCCGAGGGTGAGTGGCTCGCGGAACGGCGGGCACACGGCGACCAGTGGTTCGGTGGCCGGCGGTTCGGTGGCCGGCGGTTCGGTGGCCGGCGCGGCGCTCGCGTCGGTCGCAGCGGTCGCGTCGGCCGCAACGGTTGCGTCGGCCGCAGCGGACATGCGGGCCCGGAAGGCGGCCAGCGTTTCGCGGACCAGCCGGCTCTTGCCGATGCCGGCCTCGCCTTCGACCAGGACCAGCGCGGGCGGGGCGAGCAGGGCGCGGACGGCTCGGGTCAGCTCGGCCTCACGGCCGATGAAGCGCGGCGTGCCGATCCGGGTCAGGTGTGAAGCGCCAGCCTGTTGGTCATCCTCCGCCGAACGCCGATCCACCGTGCCAGAGTACCGATGACTGGGAACTTGCCCAGAGGTCCGCAGGTCCGGCCGACTACTCGGGCCAGGCACTCCCCTGGATGATCCCGACGAAGTCGGCCCGGACGAATGCGGGGTCGAAGTACGCGAGGACGTCGTCGTTCATCGTCCCGAAGGTGGTGTCCGGGCGGTCGGCCATGCCGTCGTGGAAGGCTCGCAGGATCCGGTTCTTGAAGTCCGGGCGGGGGTGGGCGGCCAGCACGGCGGCGCGCTGCTCGTCGGTGA
This region includes:
- a CDS encoding carboxypeptidase regulatory-like domain-containing protein → MSAGTNSPSSVAASNANTANPANPANTDSLQGPVTPKPPTAEAQSDPRLAKLAANQPDYSPAACNVPDPAPGHAVCFALQATTKVRSLIAGADGPPATALGPAQIKAAYHLPDGGQGQTVAIVDAFGASTVEADLAVFRQHYGLPACTSANGCFRKTDQTGGADYPADDKGWAEETSLDVDAVSSACPQCRILLVEAASAATSDLGTAEKTAVSLGAKYVSNSYGIPGEFAGEQADTDYDHPGVAIVASSGDTGNVVNWPASDPDVVGVGGTTLTADSSTTRGWTETAWTSGGSGCSAYEPQPAYQAGLTTDCAKRATADISAVADPQTGLAVYDTLGQPGWVQVGGTSLSAPLITAMYALAGAPAAGTYPVTYPYAFGGNHLFDVTQGSDGSCGNVLCTAGSGWDGPTGMGTPNGVTALTLSGFGTATGTLTSSAGGPLPNASVVFTDASQGLTFHATTDAQGRFTVQVAHGTYSATASAYGFKPATRAGVQITDNQTTTVDLTLSVIASKTVSGKVLDSTGHKWGLYSKITIDGYPYGAIYSNPKTGAYSVSLPEDANYTVHVTPIYPGYGTASQSITVGTADVAQNLAVGADQNLCTAPGYSYPAQADFEGWSGTTGQGGWTVTDNNGATATWEFDDPNGMWNLTTGSGNFGTADPYDHNGAAEDTDFVSPVMDLSAQPDAALKFLHAYLPAAGTVAEVDGSGDGGKTWHQIWNANGGAPQGAVGVPLTGLAGHAGVQVRFHYSGAGLSLWQIDSVYIGTCRTVPGGIVEGTVTDGNTHQPLNGAVTTDTASAATTATSHPTPDDAGTADGFYWLFSQGAGRHTYTTAANRYATQTTTATTKADTVVAHDVTLQAGRLSVGPSSLSVSEELGKKTQREVTLTNTGRAPLHVTLGEQSAGSTAPASGTTAGTTAVPVPLKKVPGNYPTGPAVRSPSTNTATPTLNSTPANQTPAKPAPAIAPVADTGGWQALADYPEQIMDNAVGYYQGRAYSVGGVTQIVGGVARADGFVYDPVGASWTAIAPLPQALESPAAAFLNGTMYVVGGWNVDGKIQSTVYAYHPAGDSWTRVADLPQATTSATAAVLNGSLYVIGGCATGNCATLSSAVYRYSPAADSWTKLADYPVSMQWGACAGIAAEVICAGGDTHDSGGHTEGLASTYLFHPKTDTWTQAADIPYPDWGMSSSGANGQLQIVGGITDADGTNQAEQYDPVNNVWSALPNAVYPTFRSGGTGCGLYQIGGSIADGVAFPTGNDVAQVLPGFDQCGGDAVPWLTTQRDRGSLELAPGQSIRVRVTADASQITAPGRYAGALTFTTDTPYVNDALPVNLHVTVPSSWSEVTGTVTSAATAGSAAKPLPGATVQLCPARDATSGTCTHAQYTVTTDAHGAYSLWLPGRADTMAVVASSTGYASQTKEVMIRRGGVFELDFTLATA